The window ACAATGTCTTTATAAAGAATTGCTGCATCCACATCATAGTTTTCTACAGGTAATCTTGTTACATAAGCACATAATTCTGGCTGATGCGTAATTTCTTCAAGTGAATACTTTTCTTTGATTGCACGGTATTCTGGTTGAGAACGTCCTGCTTGACGCATATACCACACAGGAGTGTATTCTGTACGTTCGCCTTTAGCTGCGCGCAATAATGTATCGTTAAATGCTTTCATTTTAGTACCTTCCCCTTCAAAAATAAATTCAATTACGCTCTAGCATCTAATTAGGGTATTTTCTGTTTGGGTATTCTTTTTACAATAAATACCTTTTCGTTACTAAAGCGAAACTTTTTTCAGCAAGATAGTATTTTCTTTAAATAGCTATATTGACTGAACAATAATTGTAAATGTGTCATTGATATCCGTTTTCCAATATATACTTTTAGCAAGATAATGTATAGTTTTATCGACCAAATGTCATAAAATTGTACAATCCATTATGGTTTTTCTATCATAAGTTTTGACAAAAAAATCTTATTTTGTTCTTATTAATAAAAAGACACCGTAGAATTTTAAAAAAGGTTTAGTAATAGCTCTTTTATGGTATACCATTTATACATTCTCAATTTAAGAGGAGTCTGATTTTATGTTTATCTACTTAACCTCCGGAACTGCTGATTATATGGAAAAGCTTAGAAAAAAATATGTGCCTAAAGAACAAATGATTGTGCTGCATGGCTCTGGGAATTCTGTTCTGCTTCATGAAACAGAAGGAAAATCTCTGTTTGCGACACCGCGCAAATATGAGGTAATCGACAGCGTTAACGCTATCGAACAAACAGGCTATTTCGTTTTTAATAATATCCCCGTTTCTGATGATGGACGGCCGGTATTTGAAAAACGATTTTTAAGTCGATCCGGTGCAATTGAAAATGAACCTGGTTTTATTGCCTATCGGTTATTACGTCCTATTGCTTCTGATACGTATATCGTCCTTACTCAATGGACTGGTCCAAATTCCTTTGAAGCATGGAAAAATTCAAGAGCCTTTAAAGAAGCACATAGCAAACCAGACCGTACGACACCAGGTGTACAGCAACAGAATATTTTCAATGCTGCAAGCTATGTAACAACCTATTCAGGCAAATTAACTGAAGACAAATAAATAAAAAGAGCTGTCTCGAATAGTCGTTAAAAACGATCTTTCCGAGCCAGCTTTTTATGTTTTATACCTCAAGTGATAACCCTTTGCCTTGATTGTTTGATTGCTCATAAACCCCTTTTGCAACAGCAAGGTCATAATAGGAAGCCCCGACAGATTTAAAGAAAGTAATTTCCTCCGAATTCTCTCTGCCTGGAAGCCTGCCACTTACTAAATCCTGCAATTCCCCATAAACTTGATCGAATGACCAAATTCCTTCATTGCTCGCATCCATTAATTCTCCTGCTTCCTCCATCGCTCCGTGTAAATCATCCACTACAATTTTGGAAGCTGTGGTAATGGTTGTACGATCTATTTCATGCATATGCGGCAAGTAAGAACCAACACCATTTACATGTGTCCCAGGCTTTAAGACCTTCCCATCAAATACAGGTGTTGTAGATTTCGTAGCACAACAAATGATGTCTGCTTTACTTACGGCTTCATTGACTTCTTCTGCAATACGTATAGAGGCATTCACGCCCATTTCTTTTAATCTTTCAGCAAAAGAAGAGGCACGTTCCTTTGTTCTATTAAACAGAATAATTTCTTTTATATGACGAACTGCTAAAACACCTAAAGCTTGTTCTAAAGCCATGGCACCCGTACCGATTACAGTTAATACTTCAGCACTTTCCTTCGATAGATAATCTGTAGCAATAGCCGTCATTGCTCCCGTTCGAAGACGTGTTAAGTAAGAGGCATTCATCATGGAAAGGTGTTCACCATTTTCTGTACTCGTTAACACGATGATTCCCTGTGTTGTTGGCAAGCCCTTCTCTGGGTTAGCCGGAAAAATTGTCACTACTTTTACTGCCGCTACTTTATTTTCTAAATCTGCACTCGGCATGTAAATAGAAGTACTATTTACTTCCGGGAATTCTAATACCGTACGATGAGGTGATAGCACTTTTTCTTGTACTTTCGCTATTAATGTTTGTCGAACATCTTTGATAGCATTTTCGATTGTATAAAAGCTTTTAATCTCTTTTTCATTTAATATAATCATTCGTAACACCCCGTTGTCTAAATAATCGTCTTCTACTGGTGTACTACCTGTTCCTCACTATTTACAATTCCATCCTGACTATCTATTTTTCCAGAAGTAAATTCATCCAGCTCTTGATTGCTCTTCTCTTTTACTGCCATGACGGCAATGAAGGAAATCACAGCAGTTAATATGATATAAAGTGCTACCGGGACATAGGAATTATCAAAACGAACTAGTAATGCTGTAGCAACTAGTGGTGCAGTTCCCCCAGCAACAGCAGCACCGATTTGATAGCCTAAAGAAACCCCTGTATAACGAACCTTTGCATCGAAAATTTCGGAGAACATTGTTCCTAACACAGATGTAATCGGAGCCCAAATAATACCCAATCCAATAATCGTTGCAATTAAAAGTGTGGCAAATGTACGTTGCTCAAGTAACCAGAAATAAGGGAATGCATAAGCCATCATAGCTACTGTCCCGTACATATAAACTTTCTTACGACCAATTCTATCTGATAAACTTCCCATTACCGGCATTAAAATTGTTGTAACAATTGTACCAATCATTACAGCTACTAATACTTGTGTGCTTGTAAAGCCCAGATTATTCGTACCATATGACACAATAAAAGTTGCAAAAATATAGAATGGTGCTGTTTCTACAACTTTCCCACCGATTGCAATGAAAACTTCCTTCCAATGGTATTTAAAAATATCCACGATTGGTAATTTTGGTATTTCTCCAGATTCTTGTACTTTTTTAAATGATGGTGTTTCATCAAGTCCTTTACGAATCCATAATCCAAAAATAACTAGTACACTACTTGCGATAAATGGAATACGCCATCCCCATGAAATGAATGCCTCTTGAGAAACAACTGATGTTATAAATGTTAAAGCACCTGACCCTAAAAACATACCGATTGTAACGCCCATTTGTGGGAATGCTCCGAATAATCCACGCTTATCCTTCGGTGCATATTCAACTGCCAGCAACAATGAGCCTCCCCATTCACCACCAATACCGATTCCTTGAATTAAACGCAATGTTATTAATAGAATTGGTGCAGCTACTCCTATTGCCTGATAAGTTGGGAGTAAGCCCATTAAAACAGTTGCCACACCCATAATTGTCAAAGTCATAACCAAGGTTTTCTTACGGCCTATTCGATCCCCGATATGACTAAAGATTACGCCTCCTAAAGGACGTATAAAGAAGGCTAAAGCTAACGAAGCGTAAGCTAGCAATAGTCCAACTGTAGGGTCTTCAGTTACAAAGAAAACCTGATTGAATACTAAAGCTGCCACTGTTCCATAAAGAAAATAATCAAACCACTCAATCGAACTACCTACTAAACTAGCTATCCAGACCTTCGTCATTTGACTTCTACTCATAAATTTTCCTCCTTTTCATTATTAAAGCACCACTTAAATTTATAAGTAAAAGATAATTGCCTTGAAAATAATTTAAGTGACACTTAAATTTAATAAATAAATTATTGCATACTTTGGAATTTTCAGTCAACAACTTTATTTCTTTGAGCATCTTCCTTTTCTAGAGTATAATTTTGGTAGCTTAGTATGAGGACGTGTTGCACATGAGCATTGGTGAACAACTGCGGAGAATAAGAAAAACAAAGAAGCTGACACTAAAAACCCTCTCTGAAAAGACCGGTGTTTCAATTAGTTTTTTATCTCAAGTTGAACGGGATAAATGTAATGTCACGCTCGAATCATTGAGGAAAATTAGTGATGCATTAAATGTTAATCCAAGTATATTTTTTTCTGATTCTAATAATGAAGCCTACGATGACAAAATTTTCCCATTCTATTATGAAGATCTTTCTAACAATATAAATCAAGCTTCCTTTCATCCCATTCTTGTTACATTAAAACCAAAGGAAAACCTGGGAAGTGAATTTTCTCATTACGGTCATGAATTTATCTATATCTTAAAAGGTACATTAACGATTTCACTGGAGGGGAAAACCTCTGAACTAAGTGTAAACGATTCCATGATGCTCGACTCTACCCGGAATCATTATTGGTGGAATAATAGTGATGAAGAGGTTCAGTTTCTGCTAGTTTCTACTATATAAAAAGAAAGGAGTACCAGAGCTAAATCTTTTGCTCTAGTACTCCTATTTTAGTATTCAGTCGAGGGATCCTTTGTCATCTGGAAGGTTATTTCACTTATTACAATAATCATAATGCCGGTTACAAAGAACATTGGTTGTCCCATGGAACAAAGCATTACGATGATAGCTTGAACTACCATAAAGAGACGCAATACTTTTCTTACGGCATTTTTTCTTTGTGAACTGTCAACCGGGTAAAGTCGATCCATACGGAAATCACCGGATGATAATAAAGCATATTTTAATTGAATGGTTGTAGCAAACGCCAAGGCAGCAGCAACAACCCATGTAACAATTGGTATATTAACGAATAGTGCGATTAAGCCAGAAATGGCCGTTAATCGTACCCATAAATAAAAATGATCATCTGTCCGTACAAATGTACGATACACTAAGTAGCTTTGTGTACTTTTTTGACTGTAAGGCACAATTGAATAGAGAGAATTCAACCAGCCTCTTCTTCTGATGGAACCATGTAAATGCGGTACATCTGTAAAATAATTAGCAAAACGATAAAAGCCCATCATTCGATTTTGTTCAACCTTAACAAAATGCTCATAAGGGATAGGCTGAGTCTTCACTCTTTTCGCTAATGTACGATTATAAACAAACAACAAAACAATAAAAATAATCACATAAGAATAGCCCTCTGTAAGAGCCGATTGAACAGTTAAGATTGAAAGAATCCCTCTTGTCATTTTATCAATAATCAAGCTAGCCCCACGATTTGCATAACGATAATTATACTCAATATGAACATTTAAATATTTTAAAGCAACAATGACCGCCAATGTTAACCAAATCTGTGCAGAAGTTAGTTCTGTTACAGCCTTCAGTAACGGAATCCCTACTATATAAATAATAGTAACAAGTCCAATCTGTGACCAGAATGTCCATTTGAGCGCCCTACTAAAATAGGTAGGCATCTTTGACTCTAATGGTAGTAAGTACACTTGATCGGGTTCTCTAAGTAAAGTAACTGGACGGCTAAGAGCTAAAATAATCCCTGTTACAATTGCTACAATCCACTCTGCAGGAAAAGTATTAGCTACTACTTTTAACCACTCGCTATACTGGTAACCCACAGCACCAACCACGAACACCAGCACCAAAGCCAAATGCCCTGTGAATACAAAGCGCATATATTTTTGCACTTCAGTCATATAGTGATTAAATCGTTTAGACCATACCTCCTGCAAATTATTCATTGTCTTGCTCCTTTGTCATGGCGATGTAGAGGTCATCCAAAGTAGCATTCGGCATTTGAAAGGCACGTCGAAGATCATTCATTGTCCCCTGAGCCCGTACTCTTCCTTCGTGCAGCAAAATAATCCGGTCACAATGTTTTTCCGCCGTTGATAGGATATGAGTAGACATAAGGATAGAGGCCCCCTCCCTTTTCTTCTCATCCATTTGGTCAAGCAATGATTGAATCCCTAATGGATCCAAACCGACAAAAGGTTCATCAATAATATATAATTGTGGATTTACTAAAAAGGCACACATAATCATTACCTTTTGACGCATGCCTTTAGAGAAATGAGAAGGAAACCAATTTAAACGCTTTTCCATGCGGAATTCCTTAAGTAGTCTTTGTGAGCGTTCTTCCAATGTATGTTGATCAATACCATAAGCCATTGCCGTTAATTCCAGGTGTTCTTTTAATGTAAGTTCGTCATATAAAACGGGTGTCTCTGGAATATAGGAAAATGAAGATCGATATTTATCAAGATTTTCATTTAAAGTCACACCATTTAAACGAATTTCCCCTTTTTGAGGCAGCAGTGTCCCGATAATGTGTTTAATCGTCGTACTTTTCCCAGCACCATTCAATCCGATTAACCCCACCAGTTCTCCTTCACCGATTGTAAAAGATAATTCTTTAATTACTGGTTTTCTTGTATACCCGCCTGTAATGTCTGTTAGTTGTAACACTGTCATAATTTTTTGTCACTCCTATTCTTTTTCCAGTTTACCAAAAAATGCGAATAGAATCAGTTCTCATATGTTAAAATGACTATAAAATGTTTTTCAATTCATTTTTGAAAGGATGATAATAATGAGCGATTGCATTTTCTGTAAAATTATTGATGGTTCCATTCCAAGTACAAAAGTATATGAAGATGAAAATGTTTATGCATTCATGGATGTTTTTCCACTTACAAAAGGCCATACATTACTTATTCCAAAGCAGCATGTAAAGGATTTATTTGAGATGCCGGAGGAAGTAGCAAAAAATCTTTACGCTGCTGCACCTAAAATTGCAAATGCCATTAAAGCTGCTTTTCAACCACAAGGTCTAAATACAGTAAACAATAATGGATCATTTGCTGGGCAAACGGTATTCCACTATCACTTACATTTTATCCCTCGTTATGATGAAACAGATGGTCTAAAGTTAAACTGGGAAACAAAGCAAAACGAATTCACACCAGAAGTACTTCAATCTGTTGCAACGCAAATTAAAGAGAATTTGAATCTATAAGCAATTAATAGATTGCAGCTTATATTTAGTATTCTATTATATGAGGTTGCAAAATATTTATATTGCATTTAAAATCAATGTAAGTTTCGCTAACGGCAATGAGTGCACGTTAGGAATCTAAGAGTATAGAATTGTAGAGGAGAGTTTAGAAATGAATACGAAAAATTTAGTTTTAATGGCGCTTTTAGTTGGTGTAGGTGCAGTACTTTATCTGGTGATTCCCGGCTTTGTGGAAGGCATGAAACCAGACTTTATGCTAACAATGATGTTTATAGGGATCTTGCTATTCCCTACATTTAAAGAAACATTTTTATTAGCAATAACAACAGGAGTTCTTTCAGGTTTATTTTCAACATTCCCTGGTGGGTTTTTCCCGAATATCATTGATAAATTGATTACAGGTTTTGTGTTCTTAGGCATTGTATTAGCGGTTGGGCACTTAATTCAAAAGGTGGCAACAGGAACAATTCTAGTAGCAATTTGTACAATTATTTCAGGAACAGTATTCCTATCAATGGCATTATTGTTAGTAGGCTTACCTGGTGGAGCTGCATTTGGTTTCTTATTCGTAACGGTCGTACTACCAGCTGTTGCACTCAATGCAATTGCCTTTATCATCATCTACCCAATCATTACGAACCTATTAAAACGAGCGAATTTCAACACATCTGTGTCACAGGCATAATTATTTAGTGTAGGCAAGGTTTCAACTAACTTTGTCTACACTTTTTTATTTTCTTTTTGAGCTATTCTTTGTGCGATGAATTCTTTTTTTAATGTTGAATTCATGGTTTAATATGGGTAAGAAAAGGAAAATTTATATAGAAGGACAAGCGACATACTATAAGGAGTGAAAAAAATGCGTACAAAACCATTTTTAATCGGACTATCTGCTGGAGTAATTGGAGGACTTACAACAATTATCTTCACAACCCCTCAATCTGGAAAACAAGTAAGATCTAGTATCTTACAAAATTCTAAAATTGCTAAATCGAATCTGGGGGAGATTAAACACCAATCAATTAGTGTAAAAGATTCAATTATTACATTAAAAAATGAAGTGAAAAATAATATCCCAGAAATAATGAATCAATTAAAACAGTCTATTTCTAAATTCACCCAGGAAATTGAGCCAGATACAGTGAAGTTAAAAGAAGAAATAGATGGTTTACAGAAATCTATTATAGAAATCGAGAATAATTTATCAGATTTAAAGAAAAACAAGAAGAATGATGATGCAACGGAGTAATCCTTTGTCCCTAAATATTGGGTATTATTTGAGTATTTATCAATGTTTATCTACTAATTTATAACATTTTTTCACCGTAATTCAATTATTTAATTTTTCTAACTTTAAACTTTTTTCTTTTACTGCTATAATAATTTCATAATGTAAATGAAAGAAGGTGTTTGCTTTGTCAGAAGATTCATACACAATGAAAGAGGCAATGCTTTATAGCCAACGAATTGCACAATTGTCAAAAGCATTATGGAAAGCAGTAGAAAAAGATTGGCAGCAATGGATTAAGCCTTACGATTTAAACATCAATGAACACCACATTCTATGGATTGCATTTCACTTAAAAGGCGCATCAATATCAGATGTTGCTAGATTTGGCGTTATGCACGTATCTACAGCTTTTAACTTCTCTAAAAAACTTGAGGAGCGAGGCTATTTAGAGTTCTCCAAACGTGATGACGACAAACGTAATACGTATGTTGAGCTTACTGAAAAAGGCTCTGATTTAATCTTGGAAATGTACGATCATTATTACGATACACATCATTCAATCCTTGAAGGATCTCTAGCATTAAAAGAATTATATGGTAGATTCCCAGAGTTCCTAGATGTCATGGCTGTTATTCGTAACATCTATGGTGAAGATTTTATCGAAATATTCGAACGCTCATTTAAAAATTTCAAAGACTCGATTGTTGAAAACGAAGATCAACAATTGATTGTCAAAAGATAAAATTTAAACAATTACGTATTGCTGTAAGTATGAATACAAAATTGAATGTCAAGGATTACTATGAGTGTAGCGATACACTCTTTTTCTTTTTCGAAATTTTCTAAAAAAGTATTATTTCATTAGGTTTTTCATAAATAGAGTAGCAATTCCCTTTCATATCATTTACAATATTTTCACTCACAATAGTAAAGTAAAAATTTGATTAGTCGTTCAAAATAAAACATATCCATTTTTACTTGCGAAAAATTGACTAAAACTTTTAAATAAATTCTGTACAAAAAAGGGGTCGTCCATCTTGCATTGTTGGAAAACAATTAACATAAAAAAAGAATATGGCTCAACATGGCTGACAATTATGGCTATTTCTTTATTTATTATTGTTTTTGCTCTATCGTTTATCCTATTTGGTCGTGTTCATCCAACTTTTTATCGAGATGATTATTTCTGGCTTTTTACACTTTGCTTCGTAATAATTTATCCAGTTCATAAACTTTTGCACTACTTTACATTATTTGAATATAGAAGATCAGTGAAATTAAGAGTAAAAATTGATTATAAATTTATTCCCATTATCAGACTGCGCATAAAATCAATTATTCCAAAGAACCGCTATGTGTTCACGCTTTTAATGCCGTTTATTGTCATTAATGGACTGCTCATATTTTTTGCTGCTTCTTATGAAGAATACGTTCATTACTTCTCTTTATTATTGGGATATCACTGCAGTATTTGCCTTATCGACTTTTTGTATATTAAAAATTTAATCCGTGCACCAAAAAACTCTGTTATTGAAGAAACACCTAAAGGATGCGAAATTTTAGTTCAATCAATTATTTAACCTGCGAGTTTGTGTTTTAGCATTCCAATTACTTGTTTTACATTGACATTTTTTGTATCCTTAAAGGAAGTGAAAGAGGGGAGGAATAGACTTGCTACTATTCATTGTAGTGCTATTCTCAGTATTTTATTTATTCCAAATTAATCGGATGACATATGCACTTGTCACACAGAAAGAAATACCAGAGGAAAAACACGAAAAGATTTTCCGAACTATAAATATATTAATCACAATTTTATTAGTGTCATTTTATGTAGAAGTATATGTGGCATTGTAAAAAGGAAGCTTAGTGGTTTGTTCCCTATTTGGTATGGGACACAAGGTACCGGAAAAGAACAATAAGGTTAAAAAAGAGCTAAAGGCCATTCACAGCCTTTAGCTCCCTATCTGTTTTGTTATATTGTTTTCATTATTAGTAGATAAACGCAGCACCTACAATAATTAATAGGATGAACAATACAACTAATAAAGCGAAACCATTTCCATATCCGCCACCGTAGCTATTTCCCATTACGACACCCCCTTTCAAGAACTATACTATGCTTGCCTGCAGACGCTGCTTAGGCAAACGAACATGCAACCATTTTGTTTTTGTAACGTTTATGATATAGTTACTATTGATTTCAATCGAAGTTAGGAGAGTAAATACACATGAAAAAACCATTTTTAGCACTTACACTAGCTACTTCTGTTTTTGCTTTAGCAGCTTGTAGTAACTCTGGCGATGAAGTAGTAGTATCCTCAACATATGGTGATATTACAAAAGATCAATTTTATGAAGAAATTAAATCACTTGCTGGTAAAGCATTACTTGAGCAAGTTGTAGTTGAACAAGTTTTAGAAAACAATTACAAAGTGACTGATGAAGAAATTGATGAACAATTTAATTCTGTAAAAGAACAATATGGTGAATCTTTTGAGGCGATCTTAGCTCAAAATGGTTTAACTGAAGATGCATTTAGAGAAAATGTACGTTTCCAACTTTTACAAGAGAAAGCTACAAAAGATGTTGAAGTAACGGACGAAGAAATCGAAGAATATTACAACCAAGCTAAATATGAACTAAATGCTCGCCACATTTTAGTTGCAGACGAAGAAACTGCGTTTACTGTAGTTGAAAAATTAAAATCTGGCGGTGACTTTGCTGCTTTAGCAAAAGAGTACTCTTCAGATAGCTCTGCTTCAAATGGTGGAGAACTAGGATGGTTTACAGTAGGAACAATGGTTCCTGAATTCAATGATACTGCTTATGCACTAGAATTAAACCAAGTTAGCGAACCAGTTAAAAGTGAATTTGGTTACCATATTATCGAAGTTACGGACAAGCGTGAAGTTGAAGACTATGGTACTTTAGAAGAGAAAAAAGAAGAAATTAAAGAAGCAATTGCTGCGACAAAAGGTGATTTTGCAACAAAGATTTCATCTTTACTAAAAGAAGCAAAAGTTGATATTAAAGACGAAGATTTAAAAGCTGCTTTAGATACTTACTTAACAACTGAAACAGATGCTGATACTAAAGAAGCAACTGAAGAATAATAGGCAGGAACGCGTAAACAAATAGTTTACGCGTTTTTTGTTGATTAACTTAGGGCAGCTCTAAACAGATACTTACTTAGTTGGTTTTTCGACTAGATTTTTTTAACAAATTCCGATTTTAATTTCATCGCACCAAATCCATCAATCTTACAATCAATATTATGGTCGCCTTCAACAAGGCGGATATTTTTTACCTTGGTGCCAATTTTCAGGGTAGATGAACTCCCCTTTACCTTTAAATCTTTGATAATCGTTACCGTATCCCCATCCGTTAGACTATTTCCATTTGAATCCTTCACAACGAACGTATCATCTTCAATCTGTTCTTCCCTCCCTGTCCATTCGTGGGCACATACAGGGCACACGAATAAACCGCCATCTTCATATGTATATTCCGAATTACATTTTGGGCAATTTGGCAATTTCATCTCTTTTCCTCCACTCTACTTAGGTCAAGTGTTAAGTATATAGAATTATCGCTCTTACATCCATGATTTTTCTATATCATGGAATGAATTCGTTTTAAGGGACAAAATTTGCTGATTTTTGTACAATCTAAACTATAAAAATGAAAGTGAGTTTGTTATGAAAAAAATAAGATTTAATTGTGCATTTTTAGTTTTTATACTCATCCTTTCCGGATGTTCTTCTAGTGAATTTGAACCAGAACTCGATTTAAAAGTAATGGATTTCGAATACACAAATCAGCGGAATGAAGTAATATCATTAGAGAAGCTAAAGGGAACTCCGTGGCTCGCAATGTTTATTTATACGCGTTG is drawn from Lysinibacillus sp. SGAir0095 and contains these coding sequences:
- a CDS encoding antibiotic biosynthesis monooxygenase, producing MFIYLTSGTADYMEKLRKKYVPKEQMIVLHGSGNSVLLHETEGKSLFATPRKYEVIDSVNAIEQTGYFVFNNIPVSDDGRPVFEKRFLSRSGAIENEPGFIAYRLLRPIASDTYIVLTQWTGPNSFEAWKNSRAFKEAHSKPDRTTPGVQQQNIFNAASYVTTYSGKLTEDK
- a CDS encoding ornithine cyclodeaminase family protein encodes the protein MIILNEKEIKSFYTIENAIKDVRQTLIAKVQEKVLSPHRTVLEFPEVNSTSIYMPSADLENKVAAVKVVTIFPANPEKGLPTTQGIIVLTSTENGEHLSMMNASYLTRLRTGAMTAIATDYLSKESAEVLTVIGTGAMALEQALGVLAVRHIKEIILFNRTKERASSFAERLKEMGVNASIRIAEEVNEAVSKADIICCATKSTTPVFDGKVLKPGTHVNGVGSYLPHMHEIDRTTITTASKIVVDDLHGAMEEAGELMDASNEGIWSFDQVYGELQDLVSGRLPGRENSEEITFFKSVGASYYDLAVAKGVYEQSNNQGKGLSLEV
- a CDS encoding MFS transporter; protein product: MSRSQMTKVWIASLVGSSIEWFDYFLYGTVAALVFNQVFFVTEDPTVGLLLAYASLALAFFIRPLGGVIFSHIGDRIGRKKTLVMTLTIMGVATVLMGLLPTYQAIGVAAPILLITLRLIQGIGIGGEWGGSLLLAVEYAPKDKRGLFGAFPQMGVTIGMFLGSGALTFITSVVSQEAFISWGWRIPFIASSVLVIFGLWIRKGLDETPSFKKVQESGEIPKLPIVDIFKYHWKEVFIAIGGKVVETAPFYIFATFIVSYGTNNLGFTSTQVLVAVMIGTIVTTILMPVMGSLSDRIGRKKVYMYGTVAMMAYAFPYFWLLEQRTFATLLIATIIGLGIIWAPITSVLGTMFSEIFDAKVRYTGVSLGYQIGAAVAGGTAPLVATALLVRFDNSYVPVALYIILTAVISFIAVMAVKEKSNQELDEFTSGKIDSQDGIVNSEEQVVHQ
- a CDS encoding helix-turn-helix domain-containing protein; this translates as MSIGEQLRRIRKTKKLTLKTLSEKTGVSISFLSQVERDKCNVTLESLRKISDALNVNPSIFFSDSNNEAYDDKIFPFYYEDLSNNINQASFHPILVTLKPKENLGSEFSHYGHEFIYILKGTLTISLEGKTSELSVNDSMMLDSTRNHYWWNNSDEEVQFLLVSTI
- a CDS encoding ABC transporter permease — translated: MNNLQEVWSKRFNHYMTEVQKYMRFVFTGHLALVLVFVVGAVGYQYSEWLKVVANTFPAEWIVAIVTGIILALSRPVTLLREPDQVYLLPLESKMPTYFSRALKWTFWSQIGLVTIIYIVGIPLLKAVTELTSAQIWLTLAVIVALKYLNVHIEYNYRYANRGASLIIDKMTRGILSILTVQSALTEGYSYVIIFIVLLFVYNRTLAKRVKTQPIPYEHFVKVEQNRMMGFYRFANYFTDVPHLHGSIRRRGWLNSLYSIVPYSQKSTQSYLVYRTFVRTDDHFYLWVRLTAISGLIALFVNIPIVTWVVAAALAFATTIQLKYALLSSGDFRMDRLYPVDSSQRKNAVRKVLRLFMVVQAIIVMLCSMGQPMFFVTGIMIIVISEITFQMTKDPSTEY
- a CDS encoding ABC transporter ATP-binding protein, producing the protein MTVLQLTDITGGYTRKPVIKELSFTIGEGELVGLIGLNGAGKSTTIKHIIGTLLPQKGEIRLNGVTLNENLDKYRSSFSYIPETPVLYDELTLKEHLELTAMAYGIDQHTLEERSQRLLKEFRMEKRLNWFPSHFSKGMRQKVMIMCAFLVNPQLYIIDEPFVGLDPLGIQSLLDQMDEKKREGASILMSTHILSTAEKHCDRIILLHEGRVRAQGTMNDLRRAFQMPNATLDDLYIAMTKEQDNE
- a CDS encoding HIT family protein, which produces MSDCIFCKIIDGSIPSTKVYEDENVYAFMDVFPLTKGHTLLIPKQHVKDLFEMPEEVAKNLYAAAPKIANAIKAAFQPQGLNTVNNNGSFAGQTVFHYHLHFIPRYDETDGLKLNWETKQNEFTPEVLQSVATQIKENLNL
- a CDS encoding tryptophan transporter, whose amino-acid sequence is MNTKNLVLMALLVGVGAVLYLVIPGFVEGMKPDFMLTMMFIGILLFPTFKETFLLAITTGVLSGLFSTFPGGFFPNIIDKLITGFVFLGIVLAVGHLIQKVATGTILVAICTIISGTVFLSMALLLVGLPGGAAFGFLFVTVVLPAVALNAIAFIIIYPIITNLLKRANFNTSVSQA
- a CDS encoding YtxH domain-containing protein, producing the protein MRTKPFLIGLSAGVIGGLTTIIFTTPQSGKQVRSSILQNSKIAKSNLGEIKHQSISVKDSIITLKNEVKNNIPEIMNQLKQSISKFTQEIEPDTVKLKEEIDGLQKSIIEIENNLSDLKKNKKNDDATE
- a CDS encoding HTH-type transcriptional regulator Hpr, with protein sequence MSEDSYTMKEAMLYSQRIAQLSKALWKAVEKDWQQWIKPYDLNINEHHILWIAFHLKGASISDVARFGVMHVSTAFNFSKKLEERGYLEFSKRDDDKRNTYVELTEKGSDLILEMYDHYYDTHHSILEGSLALKELYGRFPEFLDVMAVIRNIYGEDFIEIFERSFKNFKDSIVENEDQQLIVKR
- a CDS encoding DUF3267 domain-containing protein — translated: MHCWKTINIKKEYGSTWLTIMAISLFIIVFALSFILFGRVHPTFYRDDYFWLFTLCFVIIYPVHKLLHYFTLFEYRRSVKLRVKIDYKFIPIIRLRIKSIIPKNRYVFTLLMPFIVINGLLIFFAASYEEYVHYFSLLLGYHCSICLIDFLYIKNLIRAPKNSVIEETPKGCEILVQSII
- a CDS encoding YjcZ family sporulation protein; translated protein: MGNSYGGGYGNGFALLVVLFILLIIVGAAFIY
- a CDS encoding peptidylprolyl isomerase, with amino-acid sequence MKKPFLALTLATSVFALAACSNSGDEVVVSSTYGDITKDQFYEEIKSLAGKALLEQVVVEQVLENNYKVTDEEIDEQFNSVKEQYGESFEAILAQNGLTEDAFRENVRFQLLQEKATKDVEVTDEEIEEYYNQAKYELNARHILVADEETAFTVVEKLKSGGDFAALAKEYSSDSSASNGGELGWFTVGTMVPEFNDTAYALELNQVSEPVKSEFGYHIIEVTDKREVEDYGTLEEKKEEIKEAIAATKGDFATKISSLLKEAKVDIKDEDLKAALDTYLTTETDADTKEATEE
- a CDS encoding zinc ribbon domain-containing protein YjdM; translated protein: MKLPNCPKCNSEYTYEDGGLFVCPVCAHEWTGREEQIEDDTFVVKDSNGNSLTDGDTVTIIKDLKVKGSSSTLKIGTKVKNIRLVEGDHNIDCKIDGFGAMKLKSEFVKKI